Below is a genomic region from Eupeodes corollae chromosome 1, idEupCoro1.1, whole genome shotgun sequence.
ACGCAATATTCAATTCCTGTAATTGTTTTTCGAGAAAGACGAACTTTCTTAGAAGCAAAGAAGTCGGATACAGAAACAGCGTCACAGTGGTTCGCTCGTCTTAAAAAATTAGCGAAAGATTGTAAATTTATTACCGGCTTTGAAGGCAAAGTCTTCGAACGTTTGTgcgaagaaaatgaaaaactaaaattgagcGAAGCCTTAAAAAAGGCAATGGCAGCAGAAGTAAAATTAATCacgcaacagcaacaacaaacgcaaaaagAGGTTAATTTTGTATCGAAAAGGTACCAACGTGGTCAGCGAAGCAGCAGCAACAAGCAGAACAGctccaaaaacaacagcaaagaTAGTGGAAGTTCACGGCGACGGTGCTCACATTGTGGCTGGAAGAACCACACCAGTGAAAAATGCAAATACAAATCGAGCACGTGTAACAAGTGCGGCAGAGTGGGTCATTTGGCGAGCGTATGCAGCAGTAGCAGACAAATTAATTTAGTAGAAGtatcaaataatttaagtagtGAATTTAATTCCAATGAAGATATTAATACAACTTCTGATTACATTTcgaacttttcaaatttttctattttcagtgTTACTGGAGAAGCGGTGGCTACACCATTTACAGAAGCAGTAAAAGTTAATCAAGTCTGGCTCGAATTTGTGTTGGATACCGGCGCAGCTTGTTCCCTGGTTTCTCTAtcaatttttgataagttttttGACCGCAAGATTTTGAAGCCCTGCGTTGATCGATTTTGTGCATATAACGGGGAAACTATACAAATTGTGGGTGAGTTCAAAGCAACTGTTAAATATCGCGAGCGAACACGTGAATTGCGGTTAATCGTTAGTAACACGAACAGTCCGCCCATTTTGGGCAGAGATTTTATGTAACTTTTTGATATGACTTTATCACAAATTAATTCGATTCGGTATGATCACAAACAAGACGATTTAGTTTCTCgaattaaaagcaaatatcgCAACGTTTTTAAGAATGAACTTGGTACATATAAgggtaataaaattaaattgagtatAAGCGAGAATGCAAAGCCTGTTTTTTGCAAGCCACGTCCGGTGCCTTTAGCATGGCGTAGTAATATTGAAAATCAACTAAACAATTTAGTTAAAACTGGTGTGTTAATCCCTGTCGAAAATGCAGAGTGGGGTACACCTTTGGTACCAATCGTTAAGCCTAATGGCGACCTCCGCATTTGTGGCGACTACAAAACCACGGTTAATAAGTTTTTGATGGATGTAAAATATCCATTACCGCTTATAAACGAATTATTCACATCACTTCAGGGGaatcattttacaaaattagATTTGTCGAACGCATACAATCAATTAGTGTTGGATGAAGATTCACAATTGTTATGTGCTTGGAGCACGCATGTTGGTGTTTTCAAGATGACACGTTTGCCCTTCGGAGTAAAGCCGGCTGCGGctatttttcagaaaacaatTGAAACTCTTTTACGAGGTATTCCAAATGCAATCAATTATTTAGATGATATTGTTGTAACGGGTGCCACCACCGCAGATCATATGAAAACACTTGAGCTTGTTTTAGGAAAATTAGATTCTGTCGGGTTACGTCTAAATGAAAGTAAATGTGAGTTCTTCAAGGAAcgaatttcatttgttttaacaTCGATCGTTTTGGTTTAAGCAAGAATAAAGATCGAATCGCATCCGTATTAGAAGCCCCAATTCCACAATGTGTGTCGGAAGTAAGAGCTTTCGTGGGTATGATTaattattactcaaagtttATTCCTAATTTTGCTCATAAGATGGCacctttatataatttgttgaaaaaagatGTGAAATTCCAATGGTCAAAAACATGCCAAGAAGCGTACGAGTTATTGAAGCAAGACGTAACGTCGGATCAGGTTTTGACAcattttaatccaaaaattccaatagTTTTGTCAACTGATGCTTCTAATTCAGCGGTAGCAGGGGTTTTGTcacatatttttgcaaatggtGTTCGAAAACCAATTGCGTTTATTTCTCGTGCACTTTCACAAACAGAAAAAGGCTACAGTACTATTCAAAAGGAAGCATTGGCTATAGTTTACAGCgtctcaaaattaaaacaatatttattaggCGTTCATTTTACATTAGAGTCTGATCACAAACCACTTTTGGCTATTTTTGGTGAGAATAAAGGTTTACCAGTTATGGCGGCAGCAAGGATGCAAAGATGGGCTTTTATTTTGTCTGGTTTCGATTACTCTATCAAATATATTAAAGGTGAACTTAATCAAGCCGATCACTTATCGCGGATTCCGCAAGAAGAAGTAGGCAAAATAAGTAAcgatttttcatatataaatttAGTTGAAACAGATAACCAGTTGAaactagatttcaaaaatattgcaaaagaaACTAGACGCGACCcgattctttcaaaattggtagaTGCGATAAATAGTGGTACAATTGATGCGTTAATGGGCGAAGAATTTGGCCCTTTTCGtaataagaaaaatgaattgtCGGTTGAATACAATTGTATTCTATGGGGCTATCGAACGATTGTTCCATTTAAATTACGTGAAGAGGTATTGAAAGAATTACATCTGTCACACTTAGGCATAGTAAAAACCAAAGCATTGGCACGTTCGTATGTTTGGTGGCCTAAAATAGACCATAATATTGAGAAAATGATTTCGAGTTGTGTTTCTTGCAAGCTTACTCAGTCGAGTCCAGAAAAATGTCCTTTAATCCCATGGACACCCACTGAATCAGCTTGGTCTCGAATCCATGTAGATTTTGCTGGGCCTataaatggattttattttctaatcaTCATAGATTGTATTCTAAATgggttgaagtttttaaaactcaTGAAATGACATCGATATTTACAATCAATAAACTGCGAGACGTCTTTTGCCGTTTTGGTTTAGTTGACACATTAGTAAGTGATAACGGGAGACAATTTATTTCGTTGGACTTCCAACAGTTTTTGGCAAACAATGGCATTAAGCATATTTTGACCGCTCCAGGTCATCCGGCAACCAATGGCCAAGcagaaaactttgtaaaaacacttaaaaagtcGTTGCAGGCCATTTTAAACGACACTGGTGGTGGCAGCAAAAATATGGACTTAATATTAAATCGGTTTTTGTTCGATTATAGATGTGCAAAACACTGCACCACTGGTGAATCACCAGCAAAGTTATTGCTTGGTAAAGAGTTAAAAAACCGATTTAGTTTAATGAAACCACCGTTGGTGCGAGAAAAGATCTGTGATAAGCAAttatcaaacattaaaaattttaaaggctcaagaaatgttaaatttgaaGAAGGTGAAAATGTTTACGTGCGCGATTATTCAAATCCGAATAAGGACGGTTGGCAACCAGCTACCGTAAAGAAACGTATTGGCTCACGATCGTATAGTTGTGTTCTTACTCATAATAAAAGACGAATTAAAAGACATTCGAATCAAATGATATCGGGCACATCAAATGCGTCACCAAAATCGATCGATGGTAGGGCAGATAACTCTCCTAAAGAAACAGCCAGGATGACGGCAGAGCCGATAGTCAATGCAGATTCAGAAGCTGTTATCGCAACTAATGGTGCTGAGCCATCGATTCTCGAATCACGTTCTAGTAGAGGTTTAAGACCTATTGAGAGAACGAattataaggtttttttttgattaaaataaaagtacttACTATggtaattaatttgtatttgtttagaaaaaaaaaaaaaaaaaaatagattccatgaattgaaatattgaatataaataatggttaaaataaaagtaaaatacatatatgtgtaattgaatttttgtttataaaataacttacatatgtacatatatttaactacatttcttttgattcaTGTGTATATAATATTCAAACTTAAGATGGGAGGTGTCGAGTACCAAGTGTAAATGATACCTTATGCAatgaattataattataatagttTATAAGACGAATTGTTATACTTAGTATTAAGAATGAGAAAATAAAGTTCAGTTCACTTCTAACTACAACTCCGAGTACATCACAATACAGATAAGTCAAAAAAACGATCTTCTCACGGTTCTCACGAAAACTTAGCATAAATAGATGATACTTTAACTGAAATCTTTTAGAAATatacaaagaaattaaatatttaggtaTTCAACCCTAAAGTTCGATAAACATCTTATGGAAAAAGCCAGCACCTCTCAAAGCTTGTTAAATTTAtcatagaaaatgttttttcctTTCAGCCAAATATAAGGTATTTGATGCCGTGATGTTGTGAAATCAATTCTCTGCTACGCTTCTCTGGTCGGGGATGCAGATGAATACGAAGTGATATAAAAATttcaaggaatttaaaaaaaactcttcaacTTACCGCAAAATACACCGATTTATGCAATTTATTTAGAAACCGGAATACCGAAACTTCTCACGAGTACACTCAAGGCGCAGGCTGAGTACATTATTAAAACTTGTACCTACTAGGAGaatagattttcgaaaaaaatgtgtttttacgAACTGAGGAATAAAGATTGGTGGATGAAAAAGTGGCAAGATATTGGTTATACTTGTGGAGAGATACCGTAaataggttttaacaatttaaacaacttaaagGAGCAACTTAACAGGATTATACAGAAGAATGAAGACATTGTTCGAGAATCCTTTATTAATAAAGATCGCGAATCAGATAGTAGAGTACTATACTCTCAGGTCAACTATAACCTAAACCAACGAAACTACTTCCATGATGGACTTAGCtacaaggacattttttttttcatttttaaagcaagatATGAACTTATTAGTTTAAGTCCTAGGCGCTATAATTTTGTacgttatataatttaaaatcaaaggaGGATTGTTATCACTTCATAAGTGTATGaccaatattttatcaacagaGGCTtgtgttttttggtaaaaatacatacaaacacTCCAAATTTTGAACGAATGTGATTGGAAAACATTAAGCAACTTTTTAAAAGCCATATTTAGGCAGAGATTTTCACTAATAACGgaatatgtttgatttttataccaatttaagattgaaaaaaagtgaattaacaaaacatgtaatttatttataaaatttgctaaATAGGCTGACGCAAAGCCATAGCTTATCAATTTATAAATCCGTAtatataagaatataaataaatgcattttttgcttatttacttacttatctaattttttatctttttgttttaatatttgaagattTGTTTGGGGTTCTGAGCTGGTctttaataaaagaagaaaatgagatttcatttaaatttcaacaaatttatttgtaaatttgtagTCTAAAGACATCAACACATTTTGCGACCGTTCTACAGGATGTAGTTGGTGTTGCAGACACCAAGAATACCGAGATATTTAAAGTTATTGATGCAATTTGAACTCACAGATAGTGGCAAAAGGGGTATATATTtaactttaacgatacaagacaacaTTGGGTTTTCGAGGCATTGAATTAAAGGACTCCAtatcttattccccattgttaAGGCTGTCAGGTCGAAAAGtaggccattttgttttggtgacatctgtcaaatgtttttttttattattcagttgtttatgcatagcacacgattgaacagcgcagcaaattataaaactttattatcaaaatgattatttgttaacgcaaacgttgtaCGCATCGCCCAAATATTACGCTAGGTGGTTCTCAACGTTTTgtagccaaatttgagacgactggttcagtaaacaatcagccaacatccGCACGTTTAAGGAATGCAAAATCGGCCGAGAGCATCGACCAGAGGCATACTATTTCTCGCCTTGCCTTCAGCTTGGCAAATTCGGCGTCGGGACATCCGTACAACATTCAACTGACCCAGAGgcttaaagttcatgaccatagacagcACCGTTTATTCATTGGCCAGGctttgaatcgtttggaagataatcatctttagtgacgaggcgcattttaagatgaatggctgtgttaacaagcaaaattgctgtATATGGGACAACACTAACCCACGCGTGGTTCAATAGGTAATAATGcgtcctcaaaaagttaccgtttgatATAGATTTTGGGTCAGCCTTGTAATTGGTCCatactttttgaaaacgacAAAGTTAGTAATGCGGTTATCATCAACAGCGAGCGCAACATAAGTATGAAAACTAATTTCttgtggcccaaattgaaccatatagacctagacgacatgtggtttcagcagGACGGCGCaacgctacatgccacacagcaaacatcacgattgacattttgcatggatcgcaggggtgatgtgaattggccaccaaggtcaacctgtggggtttcttgaaatCGCAGATCTATGCAAATAAAGCATTATCAACCTATGCCCTAAAGATAAACATAATACGGACAATCGCTTGAAGTCAGAAGGATGTATCCGGAAGAGTTATTGAAGATTGAAGCACTTGGATCTGTGACACTGTAAGAAGCTGAtgcgggcatttgaatgatgtcatagtCCATACtcaatcaaattacaaaataattttgttaatacctcacacacagctggttaacttcccataggaagttattgtaatgggtccgatttgtcaaattgaaaattttgacatttctcgacgtttcaaggtccctagagtcgaaataaaagatttttaggaagatgtctgctcgtgcgtgtgttcgtacgttcgtacgtccgtacgtccgtacgtccgtacgttcgcgacgtttttttcgttgtccatagctcaagaaccagaagagatatcgactccaaataaattttgttgtacagataataagacagaaagatgcagaaagggctctcaagaaaattgcgttggtggtttttttaccatagcagtttaaaaaaaggtgaacattttggttaaccctaaatatattacgaaccaaaaacgttagagacttgaattaaattttgaataatatattgtaacgtgatatcaaagaagtatattttttgaaaaaaatttatctaacggttttttttataaatcaaaaaaactgaaaaaaaaatttgtcacctccaaaatttaacgactaaaatataatttcatctccaaaacaattttgagcaacagagaacaatgtttttgaaatatgataaaattttaaggaaaaccgaattgacagctttttttacaaaaaataaaaacctaaaaaaaaattataataaaagttggtaaaaattcattttcgactcaaatatcttttcaaaactttgagatattggctttaattcacttttatctttcaaaaactattgtttccaacattcagtaaaattttgaataaaatcgaattgatagtttttttacaaaaaattaaaaaccgaaaaaaaaattataataaaagttggtaaaaattgattttcgactcaaatatcttttcaaaaattttagatattggcttcaaacttatttattttacagaaaatattgtttccaatattcaatgattttttaataaaattccaacagtccgttttttcataaaaaataaaatctacaaaaaatagtacgcaaatttggtaagcaagccaaatcgacagacgggatgggaagttatcagtgtgggtcgcatcccagcctctttttttattctattttaacaTCAACGCGCCCTTATCGATAAACCCTTTAGTAAGGTCATATCTTCTTGGATATGGTAAAGTGAGTTAGACTGTTTTACCTGAAGGTTTGATTatgtcagaaaaattgaaaacattttgcctTTAATAGATCCAAGAGGAATATTTACcttttccgcaagtgagctataaaAGGCCGATCCTTACGGGCCCAACTCTTAAGCTCGTTCATTTCCATCAATGCCACTATGACCTGGAACCCAAATAATACCTAGTGACACGGAGGTTCATGTCGAGACTAAATAGTTCATCCCGACATTGTTTAACCAGTATAGAGGATATTGTGAATTAATAGCCATGCAGATATCCGTTGTTCTATTTTGGTTTGAGTATTGTGAATGCTTCTCTTACTGCTAGCAATTCCACTCAAAATGCACTTCCACAAGGCTTAGAGACATTGAAGTATTCAAAGAAAGCTCCAGACCCATTCTCACACTTCATTTTTGACCCGTCGAAAAAGCTAGTGGTATCGAAGTCTTTCGTTCGTAACTATGCAACAATTACAATCCTTTCTAGTACAACGACTGTGTACGTCTACAAAATCGTCGTCAATTGTAGGCcccattttttaataaacatttttctatagGCGTAAAAGGCTATGCAAATCTTTGGGATCTAGAATGACTCCTTTATATTTCAAGTTTGAGGATAAAGACCGGATTTAGCTGTTCAGTCGAGATAGGGTGAAGGCAGGTATTTTAGTTTTGGTCGTAAAGAGCATCAGTTCAGTTTTGGTTTGATTGAAACCTAGTCGACtgctcgtggcccagctgcttaCTTTCCTCAAAGCCACCTTCGTGATTTTGGTAACCACGGTGACAACCTTTCCAGTCTGCTGCTGCTTAATTTCCTCAAAGCCACCGTCGTGATTTTGGTATCACGGTGACAACCTTTCCAGTCACAAGTAAGACCAAATTATTACCATAAGTTATCACCCTTACCccacaaatttttaactttatgagTATTTTATTAATGACTAAAATCTAAAAGAGTGGATAGAGAACTCCACCCTGAGGTGTTCCTCAACTCACATGTTTGGAAGATATTGTGTTACTAACGAAGCTTGAATACTTCATTTAATAAGCATTTAATATTTGTTACAGTTAAAAATCTGAAGAAAAGAGATGTGAGTTgggaaaca
It encodes:
- the LOC129951234 gene encoding uncharacterized protein LOC129951234 encodes the protein MAPLYNLLKKDVKFQWSKTCQEAYELLKQDVTSDQVLTHFNPKIPIVLSTDASNSAVAGVLSHIFANGVRKPIAFISRALSQTEKGYSTIQKEALAIVYSVSKLKQYLLGVHFTLESDHKPLLAIFGENKGLPVMAAARMQRWAFILSGFDYSIKYIKGELNQADHLSRIPQEEVGKISNDFSYINLVETDNQLKLDFKNIAKETRRDPILSKLVDAINSGTIDALMGEEFGPFRNKKNELSVEYNCILWGYRTIVPFKLREEVLKELHLSHLGIVKTKALARSYVWWPKIDHNIEKMISSCVSCKLTQSSPEKCPLIPWTPTESAWSRIHFLANNGIKHILTAPGHPATNGQAENFVKTLKKSLQAILNDTGGGSKNMDLILNRFLFDYRCAKHCTTGESPAKLLLGKELKNRFSLMKPPLVREKICDKQLSNIKNFKGSRNVKFEEGENVYVRDYSNPNKDGWQPATVKKRIGSRSYSCVLTHNKRRIKRHSNQMISGTSNASPKSIDGRADNSPKETARMTAEPIVNADSEAVIATNGAEPSILESRSSRGLRPIERTNYKYNDIPIFVRLVPLLTHEDVELMLMLELELWQQSAEGKSVPPSKKGRKRRRQQPKRRVEEEIIA